One window of Athalia rosae chromosome 2, iyAthRosa1.1, whole genome shotgun sequence genomic DNA carries:
- the LOC105689352 gene encoding RNA-binding protein cabeza-like, with protein MRQRETAILMVILMLSPMFEDVESFNVAGGGGAGGIGGIPCRCPDGNTCMLSGGGGGGGGGVITWWGGYAPGQDGRDGTPDGVGGEGGEGGRIGNVIGGRGGRGGGRG; from the exons ATGCGGCAGCGAGAAACGGCAATCCTGATGGTGATCCTGATGCTCAGCCCCATGTTCGAAG aCGTAGAGTCGTTTAACGTGGCCGGTGGCGGAGGGGCCGGAGGAATCGGAGGTATTCCGTGCAGATGCCCTGACGGTAACACCTGCATGTTGTCCG GCGGTGGCGGGGGCGGCGGAGGAGGCGTTATAACTTGGTGGGGTGGATATGCCCCAGGTCAAGATGGCAGAGACGGAACTCCGGACGGAGTTGGGGGTGAAGGAGGTGAAGGCGGCAGAATAGGAAATGTTATCGGCGGTAGAGGAGGTAGAGGAGGTGGACGAG GTTGA
- the LOC105689462 gene encoding uncharacterized protein LOC105689462 isoform X1 yields the protein MPHNFNSSSANTASAGPNQQPYPPTQPFCRANGDGLQLEKEPVEFDTSHLRGAPLEVEALVHNIKDVAQQFLYHWRTFPIILPPPLSSTSDGEDTLARKKYHLKDLFVAPSFDELDAVAVDSKGEPRRLINKQLESIRERGLHKDKYGKPKKLNVIQLESIRICGEFEVESVNFAGQTHRWRLSSLLQLGSDRRRDALLRDLALATRFLVVTAKARLMSHCFSVSESFKALLTGLLKLFDITMGIPSLQAQNLDSKIREERCRYLVAELVCRPEYEDSLELLCAFVRRQLRRATTEKFEIERESLQLLPVPVPFVFGTPGGNPVDLRLFSRDIMRKALPTLVNILERETRGWFLHFRERLISELRTQKKSDEEIEKDVNEAVMKEYLQRVYSNILSHPDIQALGDGIAQLLVQQAQSVVLMHRAVENVQSELLKTKELLREHMESEHPVLSRIGPWMRDRMQEAEARFIDEREWSAHEEALALCHQQNLQQTIYFLNRDLTFMKEREPLLLKELRKVKTPTRSFQWPIQIWCPHNWIVRRSFQGQSDVIPTVLSNTPTSITTPRADPGQPVFLVEKQIIHTTTTRWPMWRWINYVARTWCWTWNAMFLLGVAVPWCSPVSLRALLLTQPFTPDLELSQLNGTLFPRKSSLTPTLCSRLVSLWRHISKSRTHFETEPDTGFIGKGMTRHLNRLWNYGAKGVLGTLGILLIFPIICIATSIVSLLVAITAFVWMPVMTLVLHVFMAFVMDLDGPDAGRNRYLVVMEAIIWNIGIQGCLQPIAAILMSLVICPLISLTILTVAVTRYWIRVMWDTAMFHLVIKKRGRIPACDSFVVKRISGPGLASHYYYQIRPEQALAALEAKLELDELLAFQQETERLITQPQRDFTQFVEACFGPFAANLAKTKDPYRALEKEARDLVAVLHEKLDRRRRDLQTGLGVTIRSKVKLTASNLKIVIRQGALMLERLYPSHVFIRLLVSEEDFWENKGLCVGDWAGLAGLMYADIFSLDFLEPLEDTDTKFKLEPYPGVDLTRYTDMIDSTELTSADGPDFLGPVYVPRGNIQVHSPYLEVSAFNPRAKQPNNSRKSDKRCDTSGLLTPTRIKQSTIASNGTGEARWRPWKRHLHPYSAEKLLIPLPVPHPAHIAITIHNRDTEDPIPLDSELCQNILRAIEESPGEMATENACRNRGGGDSSFDSVASQSSVSIATGQDKDNEIREADDTEKEAKTYHWTLSNWGGGINGRRNNSGSIRVDLASPEDVTLDTDTTRVMFSTYGTTV from the exons ATGCCACACAACTTTAATTCCTCCTCAGCCAATACAGCTAGTGCGGGGCCCAATCAGCAGCCCTATCCCCCTACACAACCGTTCTGTCGTGCCAATGGGGATGGCCTACAGCTTGAA AAGGAACCGGTGGAATTTGACACTTCGCACTTAAGGGGTGCGCCGCTGGAGGTAGAAGCGTTGGTACATAATATCAAAGATGTCGCTCAACAATTTCTCTATCATTGGAGAACTTTTCCGATCATTCTTCCGCCCCCTCTTTCCTCAACATCGGATGGAGAGGATACATTGGCACGCAAAAAGTATCATTTGAAAGATTTATTTGTTGCACCCAGCTTCGATGAGCTGGATGCTGTGGCAGTAGACAGCAAAGGTGAACCAAGAAGGCTGATAAACAAACAATTAGAGAGCATCCGAGAAAGAGG CTTGCACAAGGATAAATATGGAAAACCGAAGAAGCTGAATGTCATTCAGCTGGAGAGCATTCGTATTTGCGG GGAGTTTGAAGTAGAATCTGTAAACTTTGCGGGTCAAACACATCGGTGGCGTTTGAGTTCGTTACTGCAACTTGGTAGTGACCGAAGACGAGATGCACTGCTTCGAGACCTTGCATTGGCTACCAGATTTCTAGTGGTCACAGCTAAGGCTAGACTTATGTCTCATTGCTTCAGCGTATCAGAATCCTTCAAGGCTCTATTAACCGGTCTTCTAAAACTATTTG aCATAACCATGGGCATACCATCGTTGCAAGCTCAGAACTTGGACTctaaaataagagaagagcGCTGTAGGTATCTAGTAGCGGAATTGGTTTGCAGG CCGGAGTATGAAGATTCATTGGAACTGCTTTGCGCGTTTGTCAGAAGGCAGCTGCGTCGTGCAACtacggaaaaatttgaaattgaaagagaatcCTTACAGTTACTTCCTGTGCCAGTACCTTTTGTCTTTGGAACACCTGGCGGTAACCCTGTAGATCTACGACTGTTTAGCAGGGATATTATGCGCAAAGCATTGCCTACGCTTGTTAATATTCTAGAACGGGAAACCAGAGGCTGGTTTTTACACTTTCGGGAACGATTGATCTCTGAATTACGGACACAGAAGAAATCAGATGAGGAAATAGAAAAG GATGTGAATGAAGCAGTCATGAAGGAATATTTGCAGCGGGTTTATTCGAACATATTATCGCACCCAGATATTCAGGCTTTGGGCGACGGAATCGCACAACTTTTAGTTCAGCAGGCCCAATCTGTTGTCTTAATGCACAGAGCAGTAGAGAACGTGCAAAGTGAATTATTGAAGACTAAAGAATTGCTGAGAGAACATATGGAAAGTGAGCATCCGGTGCTCTCCCGTATTGGACCTTGGATGCGAGATCGGATGCAGGAAGCAGAGGCCCGGTTTATAGATGAACGTGAATGGAGCGCTCACGAAGAAGCGCTGGCGTTGTGCCATCAGCAAAATTTGCAACAGACAATCTATTTTCTAAATAGAGATTTGACATTTATGAAGGAG AGAGAACCATTGCTGCTcaaagaattgagaaaagtgaaaactcCAACTAGAAGCTTTCAATGGCCGATACAAATTTGGTGTCCGCATAATTGGATAGTCAGACGTAGTTTTCAAGGTCAATCCGATGTGATACCTACAGTTCTGAGTAACACGCCAACATCGATCACCACCCCAAGAGCCGATCCAGGTCAACCTGTCTTTTTAGTCGAAAAGCAGATCATTCACACAACTACAACACg ATGGCCGATGTGGCGATGGATAAATTACGTAGCTAGAACATGGTGTTGGACATGGAATGCAATGTTTTTATTGGGTGTGGCCGTGCCCTGGTGCAGTCCGGTTTCATTGCGAGCTCTCTTACTCACGCAACCTTTCACTCCTGATCTAGAGCTGAGCCAATTGAATGGCACTCTTTTCCCTCGTAAATCCTCCCTTACTCCTACGCTCTGTTCGCGACTCGTATCTCTCTGGAGGCATATCAGCAAAAGCAGAACGCATTTCGAGACTGAACCAGATACTG GATTTATTGGCAAGGGCATGACGCGACATTTAAATAGATTGTGGAATTACGGCGCGAAAGGTGTTCTTGGCACTCTTGGTATATTGCTCATATTTCCCATAATCTGCATCGCTACTAGCATCGTATCCCTACTGGTGGCTATCACTGCCTTCGTATG GATGCCAGTGATGACGTTGGTGTTGCACGTATTCATGGCGTTTGTTATGGATTTGGATGGTCCAGACGCAGGACGAAACCGTTACTTGGTCGTAATGGAGGCCATAATTTGGAATATCGGGATTCAAGGGTGCCTACAACCCATCGCCGCTATACTCATGTCCCTTGTGATCTGTCCACTGATATCGTTGACCATACTCACAG TTGCGGTGACACGCTATTGGATCAGAGTTATGTGGGACACAGCGATGTTTCACCTTGTGATAAAAAAGCGGGGTCGAATACCTGCGTGCGATAGTTTTGTTGTAAAAAGAATCAGTGGGCCGGGTCTAGCctcgcattattattatcaa ATACGACCTGAGCAAGCGTTGGCGGCATTGGAAGCAAAATTGGAGCTTGATGAGCTGCTTGCATTCCAGCAAGAGACTGAACGACTGATAACACAACCGCAACGAGACTTTACTCAGTTTGTCGAAGCTTGTTTTGGACCATTTGCAGCAAACTTGGCAAAGACCAAAGACCCTTATAGAGCGTTGGAAAAAGAGGCTCGAGATCTCGTTGCAGTTTTGCACGAAAAATTGGACCGACGTAGACGTGACCTACAAACTGGTCTCGGGGTCACTATTAGGAGTAAAGTTAAACTCACCGCCTCCAATTTGAAG ATTGTGATACGTCAGGGCGCGTTGATGCTCGAGCGGTTATACCCATCACATGTATTTATCAGGCTCTTGGTGAGCGAAGAAGATTTCTGGGAAAATAAAGGATTGTGTGTGGGAGACTGGGCAGGACTCGCAGGACTGATGTACGCTGATATCTTCAGTCTTGACTTTTTAGAGCCTCTGGAAGATACCGATACCAAATTCAAACTGGAACCGTACCCTGGAGTGGACCTTACTCGATACACCGATATGATCGACAGTACTGAACTAACCAGCGCCGACGGTCCTGACTTTTTGGGTCCTGTTTACGTTCCTCGTGGAAATATCCAAGTGCACAGCCCCTATTTAGAAGTCTCCGCGTTCAATCCGAGAGCGAAACAACCAAATAACAGCAGGAAGTCCGACAAGCGATG CGACACGTCTGGCTTGTTGACGCCTACGAGAATAAAGCAAAGCACAATAGCAAGTAATGGAACAGGCGAGGCGCGTTGGCGACCTTGGAAAAGACACTTGCATCCTTACAGTGCTGAAAAACTTCTAATTCCCTTGCCTGTACCACATCCTGCTCACATAGCGATCACAATTCATAATCGTGATACGGAAGACCCGATACCGTTGGATTCGGAACTGTGCCAGAATATTTTGAGGGCAATAGAAGAATCTCCCGGTGAAATGGCAACTGAGAATGCATGTCGTAACAGAGGAGGTGGAGATTCGAGCTTCGATTCTGTCGCCTCTCAATCATCCGTATCTATCGCTACCGGACAAGACAAAGACAACGAAATTCGTGAGGCTGACGATACCGAGAAGGAAGCCAAAACGTATCATTGGACATTATCGAATTGGGGAGGAGGTATAAATGGCCGAAGAAATAATTCAGGATCTATCAGAGTGGATTTAGCTTCGCCAGAAGACGTTACTTTAGATACAGATACTACAAGGGTCATGTTTAGCACGTATGGAACAACCGTTTGA
- the LOC105689462 gene encoding uncharacterized protein LOC105689462 isoform X2 has product MPHNFNSSSANTASAGPNQQPYPPTQPFCRANGDGLQLEKEPVEFDTSHLRGAPLEVEALVHNIKDVAQQFLYHWRTFPIILPPPLSSTSDGEDTLARKKYHLKDLFVAPSFDELDAVAVDSKGEPRRLINKQLESIRERGEFEVESVNFAGQTHRWRLSSLLQLGSDRRRDALLRDLALATRFLVVTAKARLMSHCFSVSESFKALLTGLLKLFDITMGIPSLQAQNLDSKIREERCRYLVAELVCRPEYEDSLELLCAFVRRQLRRATTEKFEIERESLQLLPVPVPFVFGTPGGNPVDLRLFSRDIMRKALPTLVNILERETRGWFLHFRERLISELRTQKKSDEEIEKDVNEAVMKEYLQRVYSNILSHPDIQALGDGIAQLLVQQAQSVVLMHRAVENVQSELLKTKELLREHMESEHPVLSRIGPWMRDRMQEAEARFIDEREWSAHEEALALCHQQNLQQTIYFLNRDLTFMKEREPLLLKELRKVKTPTRSFQWPIQIWCPHNWIVRRSFQGQSDVIPTVLSNTPTSITTPRADPGQPVFLVEKQIIHTTTTRWPMWRWINYVARTWCWTWNAMFLLGVAVPWCSPVSLRALLLTQPFTPDLELSQLNGTLFPRKSSLTPTLCSRLVSLWRHISKSRTHFETEPDTGFIGKGMTRHLNRLWNYGAKGVLGTLGILLIFPIICIATSIVSLLVAITAFVWMPVMTLVLHVFMAFVMDLDGPDAGRNRYLVVMEAIIWNIGIQGCLQPIAAILMSLVICPLISLTILTVAVTRYWIRVMWDTAMFHLVIKKRGRIPACDSFVVKRISGPGLASHYYYQIRPEQALAALEAKLELDELLAFQQETERLITQPQRDFTQFVEACFGPFAANLAKTKDPYRALEKEARDLVAVLHEKLDRRRRDLQTGLGVTIRSKVKLTASNLKIVIRQGALMLERLYPSHVFIRLLVSEEDFWENKGLCVGDWAGLAGLMYADIFSLDFLEPLEDTDTKFKLEPYPGVDLTRYTDMIDSTELTSADGPDFLGPVYVPRGNIQVHSPYLEVSAFNPRAKQPNNSRKSDKRCDTSGLLTPTRIKQSTIASNGTGEARWRPWKRHLHPYSAEKLLIPLPVPHPAHIAITIHNRDTEDPIPLDSELCQNILRAIEESPGEMATENACRNRGGGDSSFDSVASQSSVSIATGQDKDNEIREADDTEKEAKTYHWTLSNWGGGINGRRNNSGSIRVDLASPEDVTLDTDTTRVMFSTYGTTV; this is encoded by the exons ATGCCACACAACTTTAATTCCTCCTCAGCCAATACAGCTAGTGCGGGGCCCAATCAGCAGCCCTATCCCCCTACACAACCGTTCTGTCGTGCCAATGGGGATGGCCTACAGCTTGAA AAGGAACCGGTGGAATTTGACACTTCGCACTTAAGGGGTGCGCCGCTGGAGGTAGAAGCGTTGGTACATAATATCAAAGATGTCGCTCAACAATTTCTCTATCATTGGAGAACTTTTCCGATCATTCTTCCGCCCCCTCTTTCCTCAACATCGGATGGAGAGGATACATTGGCACGCAAAAAGTATCATTTGAAAGATTTATTTGTTGCACCCAGCTTCGATGAGCTGGATGCTGTGGCAGTAGACAGCAAAGGTGAACCAAGAAGGCTGATAAACAAACAATTAGAGAGCATCCGAGAAAGAGG GGAGTTTGAAGTAGAATCTGTAAACTTTGCGGGTCAAACACATCGGTGGCGTTTGAGTTCGTTACTGCAACTTGGTAGTGACCGAAGACGAGATGCACTGCTTCGAGACCTTGCATTGGCTACCAGATTTCTAGTGGTCACAGCTAAGGCTAGACTTATGTCTCATTGCTTCAGCGTATCAGAATCCTTCAAGGCTCTATTAACCGGTCTTCTAAAACTATTTG aCATAACCATGGGCATACCATCGTTGCAAGCTCAGAACTTGGACTctaaaataagagaagagcGCTGTAGGTATCTAGTAGCGGAATTGGTTTGCAGG CCGGAGTATGAAGATTCATTGGAACTGCTTTGCGCGTTTGTCAGAAGGCAGCTGCGTCGTGCAACtacggaaaaatttgaaattgaaagagaatcCTTACAGTTACTTCCTGTGCCAGTACCTTTTGTCTTTGGAACACCTGGCGGTAACCCTGTAGATCTACGACTGTTTAGCAGGGATATTATGCGCAAAGCATTGCCTACGCTTGTTAATATTCTAGAACGGGAAACCAGAGGCTGGTTTTTACACTTTCGGGAACGATTGATCTCTGAATTACGGACACAGAAGAAATCAGATGAGGAAATAGAAAAG GATGTGAATGAAGCAGTCATGAAGGAATATTTGCAGCGGGTTTATTCGAACATATTATCGCACCCAGATATTCAGGCTTTGGGCGACGGAATCGCACAACTTTTAGTTCAGCAGGCCCAATCTGTTGTCTTAATGCACAGAGCAGTAGAGAACGTGCAAAGTGAATTATTGAAGACTAAAGAATTGCTGAGAGAACATATGGAAAGTGAGCATCCGGTGCTCTCCCGTATTGGACCTTGGATGCGAGATCGGATGCAGGAAGCAGAGGCCCGGTTTATAGATGAACGTGAATGGAGCGCTCACGAAGAAGCGCTGGCGTTGTGCCATCAGCAAAATTTGCAACAGACAATCTATTTTCTAAATAGAGATTTGACATTTATGAAGGAG AGAGAACCATTGCTGCTcaaagaattgagaaaagtgaaaactcCAACTAGAAGCTTTCAATGGCCGATACAAATTTGGTGTCCGCATAATTGGATAGTCAGACGTAGTTTTCAAGGTCAATCCGATGTGATACCTACAGTTCTGAGTAACACGCCAACATCGATCACCACCCCAAGAGCCGATCCAGGTCAACCTGTCTTTTTAGTCGAAAAGCAGATCATTCACACAACTACAACACg ATGGCCGATGTGGCGATGGATAAATTACGTAGCTAGAACATGGTGTTGGACATGGAATGCAATGTTTTTATTGGGTGTGGCCGTGCCCTGGTGCAGTCCGGTTTCATTGCGAGCTCTCTTACTCACGCAACCTTTCACTCCTGATCTAGAGCTGAGCCAATTGAATGGCACTCTTTTCCCTCGTAAATCCTCCCTTACTCCTACGCTCTGTTCGCGACTCGTATCTCTCTGGAGGCATATCAGCAAAAGCAGAACGCATTTCGAGACTGAACCAGATACTG GATTTATTGGCAAGGGCATGACGCGACATTTAAATAGATTGTGGAATTACGGCGCGAAAGGTGTTCTTGGCACTCTTGGTATATTGCTCATATTTCCCATAATCTGCATCGCTACTAGCATCGTATCCCTACTGGTGGCTATCACTGCCTTCGTATG GATGCCAGTGATGACGTTGGTGTTGCACGTATTCATGGCGTTTGTTATGGATTTGGATGGTCCAGACGCAGGACGAAACCGTTACTTGGTCGTAATGGAGGCCATAATTTGGAATATCGGGATTCAAGGGTGCCTACAACCCATCGCCGCTATACTCATGTCCCTTGTGATCTGTCCACTGATATCGTTGACCATACTCACAG TTGCGGTGACACGCTATTGGATCAGAGTTATGTGGGACACAGCGATGTTTCACCTTGTGATAAAAAAGCGGGGTCGAATACCTGCGTGCGATAGTTTTGTTGTAAAAAGAATCAGTGGGCCGGGTCTAGCctcgcattattattatcaa ATACGACCTGAGCAAGCGTTGGCGGCATTGGAAGCAAAATTGGAGCTTGATGAGCTGCTTGCATTCCAGCAAGAGACTGAACGACTGATAACACAACCGCAACGAGACTTTACTCAGTTTGTCGAAGCTTGTTTTGGACCATTTGCAGCAAACTTGGCAAAGACCAAAGACCCTTATAGAGCGTTGGAAAAAGAGGCTCGAGATCTCGTTGCAGTTTTGCACGAAAAATTGGACCGACGTAGACGTGACCTACAAACTGGTCTCGGGGTCACTATTAGGAGTAAAGTTAAACTCACCGCCTCCAATTTGAAG ATTGTGATACGTCAGGGCGCGTTGATGCTCGAGCGGTTATACCCATCACATGTATTTATCAGGCTCTTGGTGAGCGAAGAAGATTTCTGGGAAAATAAAGGATTGTGTGTGGGAGACTGGGCAGGACTCGCAGGACTGATGTACGCTGATATCTTCAGTCTTGACTTTTTAGAGCCTCTGGAAGATACCGATACCAAATTCAAACTGGAACCGTACCCTGGAGTGGACCTTACTCGATACACCGATATGATCGACAGTACTGAACTAACCAGCGCCGACGGTCCTGACTTTTTGGGTCCTGTTTACGTTCCTCGTGGAAATATCCAAGTGCACAGCCCCTATTTAGAAGTCTCCGCGTTCAATCCGAGAGCGAAACAACCAAATAACAGCAGGAAGTCCGACAAGCGATG CGACACGTCTGGCTTGTTGACGCCTACGAGAATAAAGCAAAGCACAATAGCAAGTAATGGAACAGGCGAGGCGCGTTGGCGACCTTGGAAAAGACACTTGCATCCTTACAGTGCTGAAAAACTTCTAATTCCCTTGCCTGTACCACATCCTGCTCACATAGCGATCACAATTCATAATCGTGATACGGAAGACCCGATACCGTTGGATTCGGAACTGTGCCAGAATATTTTGAGGGCAATAGAAGAATCTCCCGGTGAAATGGCAACTGAGAATGCATGTCGTAACAGAGGAGGTGGAGATTCGAGCTTCGATTCTGTCGCCTCTCAATCATCCGTATCTATCGCTACCGGACAAGACAAAGACAACGAAATTCGTGAGGCTGACGATACCGAGAAGGAAGCCAAAACGTATCATTGGACATTATCGAATTGGGGAGGAGGTATAAATGGCCGAAGAAATAATTCAGGATCTATCAGAGTGGATTTAGCTTCGCCAGAAGACGTTACTTTAGATACAGATACTACAAGGGTCATGTTTAGCACGTATGGAACAACCGTTTGA
- the LOC105689341 gene encoding uncharacterized protein LOC105689341, which produces MITVTSASCGSAADRGSIEVKNSTFLIRLISKFLKNFLIIIITIISVTGLNNSVSLARALNIEPNNDKPCVVGDAWAAECMSCVCLENRVASCKPSFCATRLRRELDDCKEGEITHVDCNTCHCKNNERICTKYDCGGKGAATGHQVNKHGAKKMTKKKETKRTRRVKDRA; this is translated from the exons ATGATAACGGTAACGAGTGCGTCGTGCGGTTCTGCGGCTGATCGAGGTTCaatcgaagtgaaaaattcaacgttccTAATTAGActgatttccaaatttctgaaaaacttTCTAATCATCATTATCACAATTATAAGTGTGACTGGATTAAATAATTCGGTGTCATTAGCACGCGCTCTAAATATAGAACCAAACAATG ACAAACCATGTGTGGTGGGTGACGCGTGGGCGGCAGAATGCATGAGTTGCGTATGTTTGGAGAACCGAGTTGCGTCTTGTAAGCCATCATTTTGCGCTACTCGTCTTCGACGTGAATTGGATGATTGTAAAGAAGGAGAGATTACGCATGTTGACTGCAACACCTGCCACTGTAAAAACAACGAGAGAATATGTACCAAATATGATTGCGGAGGTAAGGGGGCCGCAACGGGTCACCAGGTAAATAAACATGGCgccaaaaaaatgacaaagaaaaaagagaccaAAAGGACCAGAAGGGTCAAGGATAGAGCCTAA